CACCGAGGTGGTCCTGGACGGCCGGCTCCTCGGCAAGCCCCGTGATCCGGCCGACGCCGCCCGCATGCTCCGCGAGCTGCGCGGTCGCGAGCACGAGGTGATCACCGGTCTGGCCCTCGTCGAGCTGGACGCCCCGGGCGCCCCCTCCCGGCAGGAGACCACGTCGGTGACGAGCCGGGTGCGGATGGGCGACTACGGCGACGCGGCCATCGAGGCCTACGTCGCGACCGGTGAGCCGCTCGACAAGGCCGGCGCCTACGCGGTGCAGGGCCTCGGCGGGCAGCTGGTGGCCAGCGTGGTCGGCTGCTTCACGAACGTGGTCGGGCTGCCGCTGACCACCACGCGCGCGCTGCTCGAGCGGCGCGGCCTCCGCGCGAGCTAGCGCGCGTTGCCGGCC
This genomic stretch from Candidatus Methylomirabilota bacterium harbors:
- a CDS encoding Maf family protein, whose translation is MASASPRRRELLERLGIPFEILASHIPEEHPALPPAQAIAAVALAKARAVAAGLDRAPAVVLGADTEVVLDGRLLGKPRDPADAARMLRELRGREHEVITGLALVELDAPGAPSRQETTSVTSRVRMGDYGDAAIEAYVATGEPLDKAGAYAVQGLGGQLVASVVGCFTNVVGLPLTTTRALLERRGLRAS